The sequence TCTTAAGACTCTTAAGTAGACTCTGACAGTCTATCGGACGAAGAATAATGAGAACGATGGTCTGGAGTTGTTTGAGATTATCAGAGTCTGGACCTAAATCCCTAACCActccttttgggatgaattaggatgGCCACCGTGAGCCAAGCCTTCCTCAGCAACCAACCGGTGGATGTGCGGAGGACTCTGAGGAGAGTTAATACACGGAAGGCCCCAGGCCCTGATAATATACCGGGTCGGGTGCTCAGGGAATGTGCAGACCAGTTGGCCCTTGTTCCaatggacatttttaacacctcactggaTCTAGCCAAAGTCCCATCATGTTTTAAGTCTGCCATCATCATCCCAGTGCCAAAAAAACCCTCACATCTAATCACTAAATGACTACCGGCTTGTTGCACTCACTCCAATAATGATTAAGTGCTTTGAGAGGCTGGTTAAGAAGCACATCACCTCCGGACTCCCCCCCACATTCGATCCCTTCCAGTTTGCCTACCTGGAATCCCTGGGcttcagcacccccctgcgCAACTGGCTGCTAGACTTCCTCACCGAAAGACCACAGTCAGTAAGGGTTGTACAGAACACCTCCAGTGTCATCACCATCAGCACAGGCTCCACCTCAAGGATGTGTACTGAGCCCCCTGCTGTTCACTTTGATGACCCACGACTGCATCCCTAGGGCCCTTTTTAGTTTAAATTTGTGCTGCTGTACATATCATTTCATATACTTTTATATCTAAATTCTGTGCTACCTTGTATCAAGGCTTTCTTCACCTACTTTTTTAAATTCCATGCGAGCTAACTGCAACGAAATTTCGTTCTGTGTACACGTGTataataaatgacaataaagtttgtCTAAGTCAACACCGGTGCATGTGATTGTGTTAGCACTCATATAGTGAACAGTACATGAGAACATCTCATATCTCTTTAACTTATTAAGAAAATTCGACATTACCAGGAGAACCTGCATCTCCTTTCTCTCCTCTGGGTCCCGGTAGACCTGCTGGTCCCAGTTTTCCTGGTGGTCCCTGTACATTCAGCCCTGTTATTGGAACACAACCATCACAATATTGAATCAGTCTTACTGGCTGTCTAATAACCAGCGAATCCAGGTGAAAGCAAGTGGGGTATTGGGATGTACCTGGCTCTCCCCTGTCTCCTTTGGGTCCGGGAAGTCCATCTCTACCGTCTCTTCCAGGAACGCCGTTGTGTCCAGGAGTTCCTGGAACCCCAGCGGGTGCAGGACAGCTGAGAGTCTCAGCACCATCAACCAGCTGAAGCCCAAAGTGCAGCAGAAgcagagcagagaagctcatcGCCCTCGATAGCGCCATCTTCAGATTACTTTGAAGTCAACCATAGATTACGTTTGGTGCAGAAAGTTGTGGAATAGCGTTTAACTTTGGGACATCACCTCTGTGGTGGAACCCCAGAAATGTAATATCAGACACATATGCCACTATATCAATAATGGTTTTCCACATATGTTAGCTGTAaggtaatattttataataacataCATGTATCCTCTGGATTTATGTAGATATAAGTGTATAACATATATGAAATACCCAGAATAAAATGTGCGTATGaacgtacactatattgccaaaagtattcactcacccatccaaatcattaaattcaggtgttccaatcactttttcatggccacaggtgtataaaaccgagcacctgggcatgcagactgcttctacacacattagtgaaagaatggatcGCTCTCAGgagtccagtggtgaaatttcctcactactaaatattccacagtcgactgtcagtgctattataacaaagtggaagtgattgggaacgacagcaactcatcCACCAAGtggtaccacgtaaaatgacagggcgggtcagcggatgctgaggaacatagtgcacagaggtcaccaactttctgcagagtccatcactacagagctccaaacttcatgtggcctccaGATTAtctcaggaacagtgtgtagagcttcatggaatgggtttccatggccgagcatccaagccttacatcaccaagcacaatgcaaagcggtggatgcagtggtgtaaagcacgccatcactggactctagagcagtggagacgtgttctctggagtgacgaatcacgcttttCCGTCTGgtgatccgatggacgagtctgggtttggcggttgccaggggaACGGTACccgtctgactgtattgtgccgagtgtagagtgtggtggaggggggattatggtgtgggggtgtttttcaggagttgggctcggccccttagttccagtgaaaggcaCTCTTAATGCCTCagcaactttgtgggaacagtttggggatggccccttcctgttccaacatgactacgcaccagtgcacaaagcacaagctccataaagacgtggatgagccagtttggtgtggaagaacttgactggccgtcacagagtcctgacctcaacccgatagaacacctttgggatgaattagagcagagactgtgagccagaccttctcatccaacatcagtgtctgacctcacaaatgcacttctggaagaatggtcaaaaattcccataaacacactccacgtgtgtgaaggcagacgagcgaatacttttggcaatatagtgtataatactatgtgtataatatagtgtataatgtatCCATAAACGTTagcatatatatttaattatatatgcaattttattaacataACCTGTATAAAAAGGCTGTATGCCAACATATGATTTTCTTATTTTcatgtatatgttttatatttaaatgctgTGTAATGTCCACATATATTGAggatataaaaatgaaaacagcctatattatttattgcttctgaatgtttttatttcattaaacgTATAATCTGCTGGATGTTTCTAGACTTCAGAGCAACACTGATTGCGTTGGCACGACTTTTATTTGTTCCATTTAAATTTGGGCAAAGAGGCGCTGCCACACAAGCACAGGAACCCTGATTTGAGTTGAACAGAAGTTGACTTTGTACTGTTAAAAGATCAGATTTATGCCGTGTGATCATTCGCTAGCACATTagagtcgctggttcaagccccatcactgccaggtggttcgtgctgctgttgggcccttgagcaaggcccttaaccctcagttgcttagacgaCATACTGTCATTTTACTGTATATCACTTTGTATATAAGCGCCTGTTAAatgctgtttctacactcactgtccacgttatcagctccacttaccatatagaagcactttgtagttctacaattactgactgtagtccatctgtttctctacatgctttgttaccccctttcatgctgttcttcaatggtcaggacccccacaggaccaccacagagcaggtattatttaggtggtggatgattctcagcactgcagtgacactgacatggtggtggtgcgttagtgtgtgttgtgctggtatgagtggatcagacacagcagcgctgctggagttttaatacacctcactgtcactgctagactgagaatcgtccacctaaccaaaaacatccagccaacagcggcccgtgggcagcgtcctgtgaccactgatgaaggtctagaagatgagcgactcaaacagcagcaatagatgagcgatcgtctctgactttacatctaccaggtggaccgactaggtaggagtgtctgatagagtggacagtgagtggacacggtgtttaaaaactccagcagcgctgctgtgtctgatccactcataccagcacaacacacactaacacaccaccaccatgtcagtgtcaccgcagtgctgagaatgatccaccacctaaataatacctgctctgtgggggtcctgtgggggtcctgaccattgaagaacagtatgtagagaaacagatgaactacagtcagtaattgtagaactacaaagtgcttctatatggtaagtggagctgataacatggacagtgagtgtagattttaataaatattttatatatgtacacGTATTACAatgtatgggacagcttctagTTCCTGACTTGAATTCTATGTACACATCACTTGGGGTGTTAGGCCACCACAGCTAagatctcaagctcttgagAACCATCCTGGCCGAGTGTCTAACAGGCGctattggctgtgcctgaggaagtgtgacctctgctggctgattgagcaTAGCGTGATTCTCATATAACAtacagctctctgtgagactccacctctggtaggtgaaaagaagccgCCACCGACTGTCGCGTTAAAAGGAACGACGGAGGAGTTACAATTAAGAATCAGAAATGACCTGTACACTAATGCTTTTACCTACGCTAAGAATAAATATATCCGGGTGCTCAGATGTTCATAAATCAAGAACTACTttacttactgtcccaactttgttttaacaaattacattaattagaataataattaaatgacaataaagccaaTCTCAAAACACAGAAGTAAGAATTCTCAGAGCAGgattattaataattactaaTAATTAGTAACTTCTTACCTCAGAGCTGTGAAACCTATGAACGGAATGACGATGCTTCAAGCGTTTTATTTAGACGTAGTAAATAATTAACTTGGTACAAAGTTCAGAAATATTGGGTCGATGTGCATCATCCACATTTCTATCATTTGGTTTCAGGTTATATTTAATTCCTGGTTGTAAATGTTATAAAAACTGGGTTACAATCGTGTCTTCAATTATTAAATGTGAAACTATGAAGCAGTCGATGAATTTCATGTTTAGTTTCAGTCCTGAAGGTGCTGCAACCGGTCGTTAAGGGGTTAAAGGGACGATCACTTTGTTATAAGAGTGATAAAGgtgttaaataaaatgtgttttgatCTGCGTTCATCTAAGTGGGGTGAGGTGCTGtgattgcgacctctgctggctggtggagGCGCTGCACCGAGACGGTGAAtaacggagagcagtgcgtgactcagTGTGAACAGAAGTGGCTGGCGAATGCATGTTCAGTATGGCACTGCTAGGTCGGGATAAttagggaattggatacgactcgaTTGAGAGATACATACAGAAAAGAATCAAACACAGAGAAGTTCTTCAGATTTATTAGCCACTGCAGTAAACATGTTAGCGTTTATACTCTGTCTTTACCTCAGGGATTATTTGCATATTAGCGATATTATGATTCTGACCCAAACATACTGAAGCGATTATAATTTGACTTCATTTCTTCACATCTCACAGACGATCAGACGGGACGTCTCGCAGCTGTTGTCGTCCCACATCCCGTACTTGTCTATAATGGTGCAGTCTTGCGCATCATAGTAATCGTCCGGCTGGCCGCTGCCCCATTTCGTGAACTTTAAGGTCATGCCGTCACTGTCCACGAAGCGCCCCTCGACCCGCTGATCCGTCGCCCCGATGAAAGCCTGTGAGCTCAGGGGGGTGAAGAACTTCACCAAGGCTTCGTTTTCTTCCAGGCTTCGTGGGAGGGCGACTCTTCCCCCGGCGCCGGCGCAGAACTTCACCGTCTCGTTGTACGCTGCAAATGATCCATCGGTCGCGTAGAATCTCTCGCCGACTCTTCGGAACGTGGGAAAACTCGTGGCTTTGAGCGGAAAGTGACGGTTGTGTTACTCGTAGAGCCGAAAGCAAACGTTtctacttgtttttttttaagatggCGTGCAGGTCTTACCCCTCTCTATGCTGGACATCTTGGCTTTAAGGACGTCGAGCTCTGACTGAAGGGACGCGATCAAACCACGATCTGCTGGAATtcctaaagaaaaagaaaacagagacGGACTTAAGAGGGGGAGCAGATTAACCCCAAAATAAAGaagtgtttggacacctgaccatgagattgtcggacgtcccattccataaacaaatggtattaaatcaGAGTGACCTCAGTGTGTTCTTCTGAAAAGACTTCTCTCATTATCTGAGGATGAGGTCGATATCAAACCTTCGAGTTTCTACACTTTTCCTCATCATCTTTGACCTGCCacatgaggaaccctggtcagatatttattatataaagtcTGATGTGGGTTCTAAAGGGTTTTGTGTCCTAGTTTGAGAGTTCTGACCCAGATTGACGAATTTGACCGCTGATGGAGGTGCCTGGACGTAACCGATGGATATGCGGATTGATTCCAGGCATCCAAGAGCTCCAAGAGCTCAAGCGGTGAGAACCCTAAAGACCTAAGGGACCTGTTAGAAACCTCTCAAAGCCTACACTTTCAATAATCAGAAGGATCCCAGCTCTTACCAGGTTCTCCTGAAGTTCCTGTTTGACCAGGAGGTCCCTGCACGGTCAATCCTGTAATTAATCAAGAGAAACAATTAATGTAGTATTCGTCCACATTACAATCTAAATTATTCACAATGTTGTGTTACCTGGTGACCCTGACTCTCCTTTCTGTCCCTTGGATCCTATCAGACCTGGTGGACCTACTTTGCCTGGAGGTCCCTGCAAACCCAATCCTGTGATCACAGAAACACATTAAGGACTTCTGTGAACTTCGGCTAcattacacacccccatacatgGAGCGGGACTAACCTGGCTCTCCCTTGTCTCCTTTGGGTCCATCAGGTCCATCTCTGCCATCTCTTCCAGGAAGGCCGTTGTGCCCGGGTAGACCTGGAACCCCAGCGGGTGCAGGACAGCTGAGAGTTGAAGAGAGAGTAGATTCATCTCCACTTACTATGTGAGGACTGGAGTGGAGCAGCAGGAGCAGAGCAATGAAGCAAAGTTCCATTGTCAGGACCATCTTCTGATCGGTGGAGGCAACAAGGTGTAGGTCCTTCCTGCAGAGGAAACGGCATTTGGAAAAGACATCAAAAGGCATTTGGAAGGAAGAGGTCTGGTAGACCCAAAGCTACATCAGCGGAAGAGAAGTTCCAGAGAGTCGTAAGCTTGAGTGATTGGCGTCTTCAATAAAGCAGAGAAGTGTGGAACATAAAAGTCTTCTTGTCTATCTAAACCACTTCAATAAGATGCCCTCAAACTTATTAAGACAGACAGTTTGGAAAATGACCCAGCAGGACTCTGGAAGTGCTGGGAGATAAAGATACCACCCCTGAGAAAAGCAAACAGAAGACATTTGTGACAAAGAACCAGAATGAGGATATTTTACTGAGGAACTCATGAAACCACTATAAAGACGGACACGTCCACACTGCCCTCGCTGGTTCTTGCTTGGTTCTTGCTTCAGAGCTTGGTTCTTTACATCAACTCAAGAATTCCCTCGTTTCCTTGTCTTCTAAACCCCCAACCCTTCATCTTACGTCCTGTTTACGGATTCAGACACAGATCACTCACCTGATTTCTCTTCTTGCAGATTACAGATATCGGTCGCGTACAGAACCTCCAAAATCTCCTCAACCTGGATCTCATCGGCTTCTCCTCCCATTTTTATAACTCCAACCCTTTTGTTTTCTTCTGCTCATCTTTCCATCGTCTGTTTTTCCACTTTAATAAACCCGACCGTCTGTTTCACTCGCAGCAGGACGTTTCCTGAGACCTTGAGTCTGAACCTCGTCGTCTGCTTGGAGCGCTTCTCTGGTCCTCATCTCATCTCCAACCCCTGTGAAAGAGTAAAAGtcatcagcaacaaacttcaaTCGAGCTGTTGAAGCGGTGGTGTCTAGTtccaagaattaaaaagatcacggctggtggaagagcattttcttacaaagctccacaactttggaataatcttcctgcctctgttcgggattcggacacgtctcaatgtttaagtctagactgagaacgtttggaggtttttaattataagcaaattatttacaaaataacggattctattcttgttacctgctcgctctcccttttagttctgctgtaataatCAGGGCTGTCGGAgtgtaaaactctctgtaaaactgatgttttactcaactcacattttacattattaactacagtttctgttgttttaccccgaagTGGTTCTgagggaaacctgtttacccacccgagggtaaggaatgaagtcgagactgccgtgccaacaatgctgctcctgccagatgtgacagagacctggcgtgtttgcaccaagaatgtcaagaactcactgcagactttattacagactggactgaagaATAACTCACAtcatttttgctagttataactttcagtagttcatttttgtgtgtgtatgctttgtgtaaatcttatttaaagtttcctccaggccacccaagaaggatggaggtccctgctgagtctggttcctctcaaagttcttcctgtaattttaagttttttttttctgccactgtcgccctcggctgctcaacaggaggtttttggtctgtcggtcctggattctgtaaagttgctttgagacgacatctattgtaaaaagcgctatataaataaatctgactttAACTTGACTTTTGCCTCCTGCCTTGCATTATAAGCTTGATTGACAGTGGACGGTGGTACCTGACCACACACTCATGGATCACACACTTCTAAAATGTTGAGCCTCATCATGGAGTTTCTttctctttgcagctataacaggctcCGCTCTTATGCTTAGGCTTGTCCTTTTTGGAAGTTG is a genomic window of Trichomycterus rosablanca isolate fTriRos1 chromosome 4, fTriRos1.hap1, whole genome shotgun sequence containing:
- the LOC134311271 gene encoding pulmonary surfactant-associated protein D-like isoform X1, which translates into the protein MPFDVFSKCRFLCRKDLHLVASTDQKMVLTMELCFIALLLLLHSSPHIVSGDESTLSSTLSCPAPAGVPGLPGHNGLPGRDGRDGPDGPKGDKGEPGLGLQGPPGKVGPPGLIGSKGQKGESGSPGLTVQGPPGQTGTSGEPGIPADRGLIASLQSELDVLKAKMSSIERATSFPTFRRVGERFYATDGSFAAYNETVKFCAGAGGRVALPRSLEENEALVKFFTPLSSQAFIGATDQRVEGRFVDSDGMTLKFTKWGSGQPDDYYDAQDCTIIDKYGMWDDNSCETSRLIVCEM
- the LOC134311271 gene encoding pulmonary surfactant-associated protein D-like isoform X2, with the translated sequence MVLTMELCFIALLLLLHSSPHIVSGDESTLSSTLSCPAPAGVPGLPGHNGLPGRDGRDGPDGPKGDKGEPGLGLQGPPGKVGPPGLIGSKGQKGESGSPGLTVQGPPGQTGTSGEPGIPADRGLIASLQSELDVLKAKMSSIERATSFPTFRRVGERFYATDGSFAAYNETVKFCAGAGGRVALPRSLEENEALVKFFTPLSSQAFIGATDQRVEGRFVDSDGMTLKFTKWGSGQPDDYYDAQDCTIIDKYGMWDDNSCETSRLIVCEM